The genomic interval TGCCAAGCTCTTGGTTAAACTCGACAACTTGGGGCATTATAGCATCTAACAATCTCCCTATCCATCAATTCATGAGCTTTCCATACTCCATGTGTAACTTGCCAAACACTTTCACACTCGATGCATATATCATAAgataaacctaattcaaactctTTGTCAACCATATCAAAACAACCAGGTTGAACTTGACCACCTGAAGCATTATTGCACCAACGCATCATACTAAACAAGACTAATAGTTCAGACCACTCAAGCCATGTAGGACCAAATTGTGGCGCAACTTCATGCCCTCTTGTGATAGTTTATTAATCCTAGACTGATGAGTATTTTCCAGTGTGATCTCTCATGTAACGAGGCTTAAACACAAGCTCAAGCATTGTATATGGGTGATATCTCTCAAGCTTATGACGTGATTGGTAGTCTGTTCCAATTATGCCAGAGTGACACTGAGATAACCTCCAACATAGGCCCTTTCAAACTATAGCCAACAATCTTAAAGACATATTCCTAATCACATCAGGTGTTTGAAACATGCAAGACTGCTTTGATAGAGTACTCATGGTTATGTCTCTTATTGAATACAACCTAAACTAAAACCAATGAGATCTCATATTCTGAGTGAAATCCTTCATTCCTCCTCTCTTTTACGTTTACATGCGGAGGTTGTGAGCCTCTATGACAGCTTCGCCATAGTCTGATCTTACTATAAACCATTCTGCTTTAGTTGTTGATCCATCCTTCGTAGGGGCAAGTAAGGGGAAGGGGGTTGAGAAGGTCAACAAAGGGGTAGAGGTGATTGGTCTGGAAATCAAAATAAATCCAAGTGTACCTACTGTAGCAAACTTGAACATGTCAAAGCCTTGTTATTCTCATCATGGATTCTCTATGCATGTGTGGCTCTGTCTGCTATTATGCCCATTGTTGTGGTGGTTCCTTAGCCCCCACAAGCTCCACTGTTACAAGTCTAATCAAGGAGTACTCTCGACTCATTTAGCTTTAAGCGATTGCCCATGGATCATCCCTGCATGCAACCTCTCTTGTTCATGGAGGTACACTATTTGCTTGCATGACCTATTGCTTTTGAATCATCCACTTGAATCCTAGATTCAGTGGCCTCTGAGCATATTTCTAGAAATGTGTTTTCCTTCTCTTTAGATCCATAGTTGTCTTGGTCATCATGCTCTTCAACATTTGAAGCTTATGGTTCCTAGTCTTTTGAGTCTTCAAACTTTTGAGTGCAAGTGATTTTGGTTAGGTAAACATATTACGTCATCTTTTTCCCCTAGTGTTTCTACACCCTTTGCTTTAGTTCATTCACGTACTTAGGCTCCCAGTCATGTCAACTTTACTTATGGTTTCAAATACTATGTAACCTTTATTGATGAAAATTGTTATTCCATAATGTTAATCTAAGAAGATTGTGTCATCTAATTGGTGACAAAAAAAAGATCCTTTTGGGATCATAGATTAGTATTAACACAAAATGATATAAATAAAGACACGTGCATTATTAATATAGACAAAGTCAGCACAtgagttttcattttgttttgcTGTTACTATAGTGTATATAGTGAAAGTCATCTATTAATGGAAACAAGAAATTACGTGGGGTCCAATAATCTTATTAAACGAACCAAAAGGATTgaaagagataaaaaaaatatttgcatCTTCTCCTAGCACGAAAATGAAGAGAACCTTTTTTTGTTATACCATTGGGGGTGCCAGAGAGAGTTTAAAACTCTTCACCAACTCCTCTTCTTCACTACTCATGTGGAGCCCAAATTGGTCGTTGTTGTGGCAAAGGTGGCATATTCACCAAGATTTCACATTAGGACatatctttaaaactattttcatgataaaaaattgaatattttttttgGTATAGCATTGTAGGAATTAATTTGACACAAGCAGCTCGAGTTAAAATTTGCTTTCTAATAAAAAGTCTTGATCAAAGTGCCCAGCAAGATGACTCGCTAAAGCAAAATCTGCTCACATTATACCTTTATTATTTAGCTGCAATTAAACCATATTATGCAAGCACCACAAATTTATATCTAACCCTTATTAAATCATATTAAGTAAAAAACCTCAAGTTTCAATCAAGCACCTCAGTTCTTGATTTCATTATctagatttgtcttgacttaattccttgattttaatttaatctatTTTTACTCACTTAATCTCACTTCAAGATCCACATAACATATCCGTCTCCTATGGTGATTTCCTACTGGATCCAAGATACAAGTTAAGAAGATTGGTCCAAGCCATTGTTGcaataaacaaataaaagaagCATGATGATATAGTTAAGCCAGTTTTTCACAGCATAATCATATTTAGTGtactaaaatgaattttttttagaaacatACCCTTGTACAAGCTCCATCAGTTGTGGATGTAATTCTTCATCTCGCATTTTCTCAATTCTTTTTGAAATTGAATCGACTGAATGAATGGCCACCCTCGATCGAGAGTGCAGGTCCTTGACAACAGTTCTGGTTTTGTCGATTAGTTTTGTGCTTAAGTCTCTGGCAATTTGATGCCTTAGTTGGTTACACTTCTGATCATACACCCGCCTGATACGTTCACTAGCCTAAAATAATAGGAAAGACTCCTGATTAAGCAAAAAGAGTAGCAGCAGTGAATAATATTGGATACTCAATAATTAATAGGTATACTTGGTGAAACATTGAATCATGTAAATTAGGTCGTTATGACTTCCCTTCTTAGCAACAAACTCGTGAAAAATAACCAAATAGTCATCATGTTAATAGATTTAGACATTTTAATGTTGGTTGTATAGACCTACATCCTCAACCTTTTTCATAGAAACCTGGGTATGAAAATAACCAAGTAAACAAGTGCCGATCAATTAATCTTGTAATTTCAATTCAAAATTGTGCCATGTAGAATTCATTAGATTACCTTGATTTCATCATATAGTTTTCGCTCCCATGCATATAGCCTTTCGAGTGTGGATGAGTGACTTCCTGAGATCATAGAAAACTCATCAACAAAATCACTACCGGTGTCTTCAGCATCATCATTTGTAGCTTTTGCAAGAGGACTTTTGGATGATGATGAGAGAGAGGAGATGGAACGGTTCCAAGTGATGATTTTCACAGCATTCTGGTTAGAACCTAAGTAACCCATCAAGTTTGAAGCAATATGGTAAACTATCAGTAAAGTGGATGCTAGGATAGGTATAAGAATAGCAAACAATGCTAAATTGTATTAATATATTAGTTATTTCTTACCTCCCTGCTTCTGGGAAGTTTCTCCTGTACAACAAACCTGGTTTAATATCACCAAAACTTGGTAAGCATGAGGTCTACCTGTGGAACCAGGAATTTCATGAAGACAACAAGAGATATTAGGAATGCAGTAAAAATAATCGAAAACAAGTTACACAGAATTTATAGTTTCACCTATTGTCTCAGTAGAGATGCCAAGCCTGATCTTCTTCGTCTCAAGCATCCTTGAAACCTCATCACCAGCTTCAGCAGCACGAAGAAATCGGTTCTCAATGTCCCTCATACTGGACACAAAATCTTTAGCTCGATGTGTAATGAACTCAGAAAAGTCCTCCCTTTCTGGGCATAGTTCTTTAGGCAGAGTTGCATTCTTTACAGTTGACCCACGTGGATCAGATCCAGCAATCGTAGCTATAGCATCAACTGACCCACTGAAAGCAGTGGAAGCAGACCTCGTTCCTCTATCCTTATGACTCTTTTCCTCTATCAATCCTGTGGACTGGGGTTCTTGATTTGTTATCTCCAAGTAAGATTTGTCCATCGTCTTCTTTTTGTAGATATCAAGTCCCTCTTCTTTGAAAGGAATGACTTCTTCCACCTCCTTTATCTGTCTCAAACCTATCATCCTATTAACTTCCAAGCTCTGATGGGATTCTGCAGTTGGCGCACTGACTTTGCCAGTGACCCCTGCAGGACCAAAGAAATCCCATGATGAATAGATATCAAGAGGCGGTGGCGGTGGAGGTGGGAGGGGGAAAGTAAGAGAATCTTCTTCGGAAAAATGAGTTGCTGATTGATGATCAAGTGTCACACTTACGGAAGAGACCCCTGTTGCCCTCATATAGCTCATATTGGCAGCTGTAGGCGTCAATGGACTTGCACTTAATGGGGAACCAACACACTCTACAAGCCCTGAAGGCGATGGTGATGCATACGAGGAATGAGATGGAGATTTCTCGACTTCAGAAGTAGACAGTGATGATTCGAGCAAAAGGTCGGCCTCTGCAAACTTCCTGAGGCCAGCCCCAACACTGCGAAGAGATTGGATGTACGAGAGGTGGGCTGCCGATAGAGCATACCTTGAATCAATGGCCAGCTTTGTGTGTTCTATGCGATCTTTGCAGAGAAGCAAAACGCCATTTTTAGATGGTTTGGATGCAGAAGTACCCATCTGGCTTTGAGATCCACAAAAGCGATGAAGGAAACAAAACCCTACTCAGATAAAACCCCTTGCGTTTCTCATCCACACTTCTAATCTCAAATTAAGAGCAAAAATTCTTTCCGTTAACAGCAAAATCCAACCCTAGCACGCGACTTCCCAGCCACAAATAGTAGCTTTTTTGTTGCAAAAAATCCGCATTGCTCGAATTAGCAAAGAGACTATGCGCAAGAACGAACCTTTCAGCCGTACGCACCGAGCCCAAGTAAAATGCACTCTCCTGCGCAAGTTCTTGCCTCAATCGTCACTCTCCCCTCGCCAAATTCCGGCCTTTCCTCCCAAAATCTCGACTTGGCATGAGGACCCGGCGTTGCGCTACGAAACAGGACCTCTGGTGGCTGAGTGATCTCGCTGGAGCTGGTGCTttggacggaagcctgctcaagtTCATCAGCAACACCTCGACTCTCCTTTCCTCTTCGCACTGTGCACGAGGAGGAAGAGGACGAGGTGGTACGCCGCTCGGCTGACGTGTGAGATTGAGAGAGAGAACGGGGAAATGAGAAAAGTCGAGAATTCTCACAGGCAGGAAAGAGAAAGACATGGCTTCGTGTCACGTGAAGTCCAAACGcagaaaattttattattatttaattctttttagttattattattattattttattttattttttccaccATCAGACGTCCTTTAAGATACATAAATATTAttctaaaatattaaataaatatagcGTACGAGGTCTAAATATAAATCGGTAGTTTATAGGTGCACTTAGGTTTAAATGATCGATGAAAAAATGTactatattttaataattatcaaATTAGGCACTTAAAAAATTTTACACTTTCTATTTATCCCTTCgccattttatttttctcttttctctttcatTTACATATAATTTCTTTTCACTTTTCTTTCTTAAATTCAAAcaatctctcttctctttcctcctcTGTCTTCTCAGTAGGATACACGCATGCAAGCATAATGGGATGAGGATTGAGCGTATTTCTTTCGATAATATTCTAACACCCTCGGAGAaatcaaaatatgcaatggaTAGCACCGTTGAATTCATTGTAGTCTCAGAAATACATAAAACTTGAAATGACCAATCTGGGATATCTAAGTTCATTAGTGAGTTAAACTCCTCAGATTGAATCGATTTCAGATCCTGTAGATTTCTAAGGTTACAAAGAGTCCACAGTGTTGTCCATTGCATTTTCGACGTCTTTGGATGTATTGAAATGTTATTAGAAAAAATCAACTAAAATATAAACTCATTCCTATCAAGCCCGCGTTGGGCCTGGTATAAAATTATATCAGACCATAGAGTTATGATTTAGTTgattctttcgataatattttaacacctcgAAAGAATGCAAATATGCAATGGACGACACTGTTGGTATAACGTCCCTAgttttttcctttgtttttttttttcaattcataAATGTAACCGCGGACGTCACTTGCTCATACTTCCATAGTGGTTTCTTAGTTCAAATCAAATTATATAGACGGTTTGGAAAATAACATAGGTAAATGCGAAAATTAAACTGGAAGGTCTTCGGATTGTACTGACATTATTCCGAGCTAGCTCACTGGTCAACGTCTCTTGTCTCATTTGTTCCATTGtatgaaaaagaaaagtaaaagtctATAAGTCGAGAGACTGAGCGATATTCAAAATCATGTCATGCAACAGTTAGTGCatataatctagtgtactaaaGAATATCACGTTCTAGGTAACTAGGGACCTTCCTATTAACATACCACGAACGTACGCATAAGCATCGACATAAGTATGAGGGCATAAAGCATACGAGCAGACATAATCATGAACATATACATCAACATAACGTAAGCATAAATATAAGCATACAAGCAGACATAaccatgagcatgtatataaacataaacataagcatacgaataaacataatcatgaacatgtacataagcataacataagcataaacataaacatacgaacatacataatcatgagcatgtatataagcataacataagcatatgaacaactataatcatgagcatgtacataagcataaacataagcatacgaatagacataatcatgagcatatacataaccataacataagcataatttttcataaatcttTTTAAGTAAGGATCGCATCATATAGTCGATTGATCAATCTCAGCTGTAAAACCATGATACTAGACGGTAGGACATCAGCAACCACTTTTCCGTTACTGTATCTTGGTCTATAATTGGCAGGGTCTCCAGCAACCCTTTTGTCACTGAGTCATGGCTTATGGAAATCTGGTGTTAGATTCCCTCTGGGGCCTTGACCCATAAACGGGGTCCCTTGGGGCCTTCTTCCCCATAGTATTCCCATAAATCATTATCATAATCATTTCGTCACAGCCAACTTACCTGATATTAGGCTCCCTTTAGGGCCTTATCCTGTAAACAGGGTCCCTCTGAGGCTTTTTCCCTGACGGTATCCTCATTCAATTTTTATCATTATCATTACCACTTTGTTACAGTCAACCTACCCGATATTGGGCTCCCTTTGTGGCCTTGTCCCGTAAATGGGGTCCCTTTAGGGGCTTTTCTCTCACGATATCCTTATTAAATCTTTATCATTATCTTATCACTTTAAGgtatcaaaatcatatatacGAAGAACATGAATATAAACTTGTGTGCAAATTCATAACTTAAGCTTAAGCATAAACTTGTATATCAACATAGCATGAGCAGACATAGCAACTTAGACATGGCATAATCGTAAatctaaacataagcatgcaaattCATATCATACCTATAGCGTACTAAACTATCATGATGTGAAGCAAGGGGCACAAGCATATTAAGCAAATTCCAAAACTTAGAAGTTCTAAGAGCTAACATGATATCATCTAGTATTAAATGAGCAGAAGAGCATAGGAGTCTATAAAATTTGAACCTTTCAAATGGTGGTTACTAACATGGTATCATCTACTAAAACTAAGGGCATAAGATCCTATAAAAATCCGAAACCTACAAGTTTATAGGAGCTAACATGGTATCATTTTCTTAATATATACTTACAAACCAAAAATCGAAACTCATTTAAGATACCTAAACATACATGAACGTGaggaactaaaataaaatatgatgtaaGAAAAACATGAAACAATGGTAGAACAACCATGATGAACAAACCCTTAAAAATAGGATTTAAAACTACTCCTATCATATCCGAGACTATAGgaccgttggccggctagaagagggggttgaatagccctgcacaaaatcaaaacaaaccctactcggacttaaaagaacacttgcataaaataattaaatgaactaaaaagaaaaccaagactcagagtatttacttggttacaaccgaggacgttgttaatccaaggaatagagTACCACTAAATTCtctttcagacggagaagcctctttacagcagtgtaagtacagaaaatgagaagctaaactagaaaggaaagtgcacaagtgttgtttcagtaATTACTTGTTctatttagcttcttggaccaaggctatatttatagccttggtcagggcgcctggaagggtt from Zingiber officinale cultivar Zhangliang chromosome 6B, Zo_v1.1, whole genome shotgun sequence carries:
- the LOC121992440 gene encoding protein ALTERED PHOSPHATE STARVATION RESPONSE 1-like — encoded protein: MGTSASKPSKNGVLLLCKDRIEHTKLAIDSRYALSAAHLSYIQSLRSVGAGLRKFAEADLLLESSLSTSEVEKSPSHSSYASPSPSGLVECVGSPLSASPLTPTAANMSYMRATGVSSVSVTLDHQSATHFSEEDSLTFPLPPPPPPPLDIYSSWDFFGPAGVTGKVSAPTAESHQSLEVNRMIGLRQIKEVEEVIPFKEEGLDIYKKKTMDKSYLEITNQEPQSTGLIEEKSHKDRGTRSASTAFSGSVDAIATIAGSDPRGSTVKNATLPKELCPEREDFSEFITHRAKDFVSSMRDIENRFLRAAEAGDEVSRMLETKKIRLGISTETIGRPHAYQVLVILNQVCCTGETSQKQGGSNQNAVKIITWNRSISSLSSSSKSPLAKATNDDAEDTGSDFVDEFSMISGSHSSTLERLYAWERKLYDEIKASERIRRVYDQKCNQLRHQIARDLSTKLIDKTRTVVKDLHSRSRVAIHSVDSISKRIEKMRDEELHPQLMELVQGLIRMWKAMLESHHTQFIKISLAYYAKTSAVATQSEVYKQALVHLERELEYFSSRFANWVDAHKSYVEALNGWLQKCILQPQERRKGRKKPLFPPRQAISPPIFVVLSDWLSGLNSIPTEELLDSIKGTVLVIHDALEHQVEDNKAGKVPDEPEKIGEPDSKGEVSCKRHLNLDGLQTSLTCVFDRLTKFSEAALKVYEDVKQSNEIACIAYSNAGMRYLL